A single window of Drosophila suzukii chromosome 3, CBGP_Dsuzu_IsoJpt1.0, whole genome shotgun sequence DNA harbors:
- the LOC108011754 gene encoding uncharacterized protein isoform X1, translating to MRRRKVLICWAALQAGSSILTCLLLLLTTGQNPQQVAAGIVPPPWSDPAKNPCASMAGGWQLLYWAPLKKCFKIFSLGYPCPETMELSPTAVSAKRRDLPAAECRCPPGTALSPLTNNVCYKLYERGPCQPEEYFQPMPDQVKRSGNRWGTCKRPLNCPEDMIFWPKDNKCYARHAKGPCSRGKLLVQNADGLAECRCEDEGELSSFYYPAEESCYEHYTKGPCSTPGHIFLPGGRCDCQRHLPHYHAPHQMCYELDTPGPCPPGHIFRIPDDVQETTGSTLQLLPRGQCQCKEGYVPWSDGICYRLYTRGPCGSNEFLVNGTSCVRNFCGKNRLYFPAEDSCYRIGSQGPCALHQVVIFDFTARPSIDGISYNGMCGCSGVLTNLDQQCSGEGADKEQNICESTPGMVEINGQCHKLYSRGPCGAGQWLEPLKTQTTNGTLILAHASRAKCVCRPGYTPSEADQRGMSNCSAPSVSLARYLTNERLNSKFLNDLHLGGAT from the exons ATGAGACGTCGCAAAGTGCTCATCTGCTGGGCTGCTCTGCAGGCGGGCAGCTCCATCCTCACTTGCCTGCTCCTCCTTCTGACCACCGGCCAAAATCCGCAGCAAGTGGCAGCTGGAATTGTGCCCCCACCGTGGAGTGATCCCGCCAAGAATCCCTGCGCCAGCATGGCAGGTGGCTGGCAACTCCTCTACTGGGCGCCACTGAAGAAGTGCTTCAAGATCTTCAGCCTCGGCTATCCATGTCCCGAAACCATGGAGCTGAGTCCCACGGCCGTGAGTGCGAAGCGAAGGGATCTCCCAGCGGCCGAGTGCCGATGTCCACCGGGAACTGCATTAAGTCCCCTGACCAACAATGTCTGCTATAAGCTGTACGAACGGGGACCCTGTCAACCCGAGGAGTACTTCCAACCCATGCCGGATCAGGTCAAGAG ATCCGGTAATCGATGGGGCACATGCAAGCGACCTCTTAACTGTCCGGAGGACATGATCTTTTGGCCAAAGGACAACAAGTGTTATGCGCGACACGCCAAGGGTCCTTGCAGTCGTGGAAAACTCCTAGTCCAAAACGCGGACGGACTGGCCGAGTGTCGGTGCGAGGATGAGGGCGAATTGTCCTCGTTTTACTACCCGGCGGAGGAGTCCTGCTACGAGCACTACACCAAAGGACCCTGCTCGACGCCGGGTCACATTTTCTTGCCCGGCGGTCGATGCGACTGTCAGCGGCATCTGCCGCACTATCATGCTCCGCACCAAATGTGCTATGAGCTGG ATACCCCTGGCCCCTGCCCACCTGGACACATCTTCCGCATACCCGACGATGTCCAGGAAACCACTGGCAGCACCCTGCAGCTACTGCCTCGCGGCCAGTGCCAGTGCAAGGAGGGCTATGTGCCCTGGAGCGATGGCATCTGCTATCGCCTGTACACAAGGGGGCCCTGCGGCTCAAACGAGTTCCTGGTCAACGGAACCAGCTGTGTGCGCAACTTTTGCGGTAAGAACCGCTTGTACTTCCCCGCGGAGGACTCCTGCTACAGGATTGGATCTCAAGGCCCCTGTGCCCTGCATCAGGTGGTGATTTTTGACTTCACAGCCAGGCCATCCATCGATGGCATCTCTTACAACGGAATGTGCGGTTGTTCCGGGGTCCTCACTAACCTGGATCAACAGTGCTCGGGAGAAGGAGCGGACAAGGAGCAGAATATATGTGAGTCCACTCCCGGAATGGTGGAGATCAATGGGCAGTGCCACAAGTTGTACAGCCGAGGACCTTGCGGAGCGGGTCAGTGGCTGGAGCCACTGAAAACTCAAACAACGAATGGCACCTTAATCTTGGCCCATGCCAGCCGGGCCAAGTGCGTCTGCCGACCGGGTTACACGCCCTCGGAGGCGGATCAACGCGGCATGAGCAACTGCAGCGCTCCGAGTGTCAGCCTGGCGAGGTATTTAACCAACGAGCGACTCAACTCGAAGTTCCTCAATGATCTGCACCTTGGTGGGGCCACCTAA
- the LOC108011756 gene encoding E3 ubiquitin-protein ligase RNF185, producing MSEESFSTELGRSGQLVAMESAAESDVLNTSESFTGDYPGTGSQNGSGPNDADRDSLDGSLYDCNICLDTAHNAVVSMCGHLFCWPCLHQWLLTKPNRKLCPVCKSAVDRDKVIPLYGRNGTSKQDPRDGIPPRPAGHRTEPVVEAERIHGFGHAFHMSFGLGFPFDFISSSLNLGEPRNPAPNRGTAQHHNEQNLSKFFLYMAFVLIAWLIFA from the coding sequence ATGTCGGAGGAGTCTTTCTCAACAGAATTGGGTCGATCAGGGCAATTGGTGGCAATGGAGTCAGCAGCAGAATCGGATGTGCTCAACACCTCAGAATCCTTTACTGGCGATTATCCCGGAACCGGATCACAAAATGGGTCTGGCCCCAACGATGCGGACAGAGACTCGCTGGATGGATCGCTCTACGATTGCAACATTTGCCTGGACACAGCTCACAACGCCGTGGTCAGCATGTGCGGTCACCTGTTTTGCTGGCCGTGTCTCCATCAGTGGCTTTTGACTAAACCCAATCGCAAACTCTGTCCCGTTTGCAAGTCGGCCGTCGATAGGGATAAGGTCATACCGCTCTACGGGCGAAATGGTACTAGCAAGCAGGATCCGCGGGATGGAATTCCACCGCGTCCCGCTGGACACCGCACAGAACCGGTAGTGGAAGCAGAGCGTATCCACGGATTTGGGCACGCTTTTCACATGTCCTTTGGCCTAGGCTTTCCTTTCGATTTCATATCATCTTCTTTGAACTTGGGCGAACCACGTAATCCTGCCCCCAATCGCGGCACTGCTCAACACCATAACGAACAGAACCTCTCCAAGTTCTTTCTTTATATGGCCTTTGTCCTGATCGCCTGGCTGATTTTTGCATAG
- the Cep135 gene encoding centrosomal protein of 135 kDa isoform X1: protein MNINDGDFKDLRCKLDIMGFTQTLPVLAIPLVQAIFGDLIKTTECLRDTKKKVAELLEEKTCWELGVEPYKCDNSRLLAECNELHLQFLGDREDYELRLCESERKIRNLETDKQHLQSHNDSLQNQLDALLTKQLVSSTTAKKVQTGISRQTKKPFISTVRSGNVLPTVLGTGISALKCTKCNAGVFQKTTTTTKDGVTVTQTSGQEELDKLQNDLTAAGEQLEFYKRKVEARNREIRRLNDMLAGGRPPAALAKDCCYKEVGALSQDIDLLQREKSDLMLQVRDFQDKMHDAMQRALCSEEEKRKLQTQLEELKEAALQVEQQANAEIDAKELELRQLHLELKKKGKDHRLAGGFASNQSDKRNLNERLNLLTRREEELEATNDKHKKKLQKMQAKILELQKELKDQNQHSTVTLDEEKIRLASERDFFQKEYLRLMSKTGSESEIAFLHAQIKSKDEELKALRTELFPGGKLQFSPQKSVQYETLPPATASSSTSTANSNRSDCVQAAIARVERERDCARSELERIRCERDTLREKQLCTVQLHAEELQALRVRNEDLNERLRQMERDNRELNSARLPTETNLVLLKEDLVQMRQRLATMQTEIDQLKTENSQITMLNDQNERIIADYQSKLLVAERQRQTADVRASTLDSSRESNRNEVTQLRTDIGALRQTYISLEHEKDTLLHQLDSKTERAYKLEYELKDCKEKKNALEQNVKELEEQVRKLTHRNRQRDSELTETSTESKTLRQQIVALKASRDEAIAENRRLMDKLSDALVEARTLQNKLTDSEKQVANMKQQLHKYVQEVKKAEDLLTQKVSSKLKEKERDEMLDQYHCLTQDQATLEGNNQSLECEVIEFRQKICELECQVRSLKDQLHCRQCTLDEMDVQLTAAKASVRCLERELENARDDIRVQKVDLEARKELCDKLDVEKGKLNAELNEVNEIRKKLEKQCEKLRDELQQSSALNKVTTETTDLMLGRLHNDQQRQDDDDIRAKNEMDRLQRQLQQTSSQLQEERARCRHQEELANQYEHQVSELRRNLVEDRYNQARTREVSPRVPSKTL, encoded by the exons ATGAATATCAACGATGGCGACTTTAAGGACCTGCGCTGCAAACTGGACATCATGGGTTTCACCCAGACACTGCCCGTTTTGGCCATTCCACTGGTTCAA GCCATTTTTGGTGACTTGATCAAGACCACAGAATGCCTGAGGGATACGAAAAAGAAGGTTGCCGAGTTGCTGGAG GAAAAGACCTGTTGGGAACTGGGCGTCGAACCATATAAGTGCGACAACTCTCGCCTGCTGGCTGAGTGTAACGAACTCCATCTGCAGTTTCTGGGGGACCGGGAGGACTATGAGCTGCGCCTGTGCG AATCTGAGCGCAAGATCCGAAATCTGGAGACGGACAAACAGCACTTGCAGAGCCACAATGATAGTCTTCAAAACCAACTGGACGCCTTGCTTACCAAGCAATTGGTTTCTTCCACCACGGCCAAAAAGGTTCAAACTGGTATTAGTCGTCAAA CCAAGAAACCCTTTATAAGTACAGTGCGTTCCGGAAATGTGCTTCCCACTGTACTGGGCACCGGCATATCCGCCCTCAAGTGCACTAAATGCAATGCTGGGGTATTCCAAAAGACCACCACAACCACCAAAGATGGAGTGACAGTAACCCAAACCAGTGGACAAGAGGAGCTGGACAAGTTGCAGAATGATCTTACGGCAGCAGGAGAACAGCTCGAATTTTACAAACGAAAAGTGGAGGCCAGGAATCGGGAGATCCGCAGGTTAAACGACATGCTTGCAGGAGGTCGACCGCCGGCAGCTTTGGCCAAGGACTGCTGCTACAAGGAGGTGGGCGCCCTCTCCCAGGACATCGACCTGTTGCAGCGCGAGAAAAGCGATTTGATGTTGCAGGTGCGGGACTTCCAGGACAAGATGCACGATGCCATGCAGCGAGCTCTCTGCTCTGAGGAGGAAAAAAGAAAACTTCAAACGCAGCTGGAGGAACTAAAGGAGGCTGCTCTGCAGGTGGAACAACAGGCCAATGCGGAGATTGATGCCAAGGAACTGGAACTTCGGCAACTTCACTTGGAACTTAAGAAGAAGGGCAAGGATCACCGACTGGCTGGTGGCTTTGCATCCAACCAAAGTGACAAACGCAATCTTAACGAGCGCTTGAATCTTCTGACCCGCCGCGAAGAAGAACTGGAGGCCACCAATGACAAGCATAAGAAAAAACTTCAGAAAATGCAGGCAAAGATCTTGGAGCTGCAGAAGGAGCTCAAAGATCAGAACCAACATTCCACTGTCACCCTGGATGAAGAGAAGATACGCCTGGCATCAGAAAGGGACTTCTTCCAGAAAGAGTATTTGCGGCTGATGAGCAAGACTGGCTCAGAGTCTGAGATTGCCTTTCTGCATGCCCAAATCAAGTCCAAGGATGAGGAGTTAAAGGCACTACGAACTGAGTTGTTCCCTGGAGGAAAGCTGCAGTTCTCCCCACAGAAAAGCGTTCAGTATGAGACACTGCCGCCGGCCACAGCTTCTTCTAGTACATCCACTGCCAATAGCAACCGGAGTGACTGTGTCCAGGCGGCCATTGCCCGGGTGGAGCGGGAACGGGATTGTGCCAGGTCCGAGCTAGAACGCATTCGCTGTGAGCGGGATACACTGAGGGAGAAGCAGCTTTGCACCGTTCAACTTCATGCCGAGGAGCTTCAGGCGCTACGCGTGCGCAACGAAGATCTCAACGAGAGGCTGCGTCAGATGGAACGTGATAACCGAGAACTTAACTCAGCTCGCCTGCCAACGGAAACGAACCTCGTGCTGCTCAAGGAGGATTTGGTTCAGATGAGGCAGCGTCTGGCCACCATGCAAACGGAAATTGATCAGCTGAAGACGGAAAATAGTCAGATAAC AATGCTCAACGATCAAAATGAGCGCATTATAGCAGATTATCAGAGTAAGCTTTTGGTGGCCGAGCGTCAACGACAGACGGCGGATGTTCGAGCAAGTACTTTGGACTCGAGCCGGGAATCCAATCGTAATGAGGTCACCCAGCTCCGCACGGACATAGGAGCCCTGCGGCAGACCTACATTTCGCTTGAACATGAAAAGGATACATTGCTG CATCAATTGGACAGCAAAACAGAGCGGGCCTATAAACTCGAGTACGAGTTAAAGGATTGCAAGGAGAAAAAAAATGCCTTGGAGCAAAATGTGAAGGAGCTTGAGGAACAAGTTAG AAAGCTGACCCACAGGAACCGGCAGCGCGATTCAGAACTGACGGAGACCTCGACGGAAAGTAAAACGCTGCGCCAGCAGATTGTGGCACTCAAAGCCAGCCGCGATGAGGCAATAGCAGAGAATCG CCGGCTGATGGACAAATTGAGCGATGCCCTAGTGGAGGCCAGGACGTTGCAAAACAAGTTGACGGACTCCGAGAAGCAGGTGGCCAACATGAAGCAGCAGCTGCACAAGTACGTCCAGGAGGTGAAGAAGGCCGAGGACCTGCTTACCCAGAAG GTGTCGTCTAAATTAAAGGAAAAGGAGCGCGACGAGATGCTGGATCAATATCACTGCCTAACCCAGGACCAAGCAACGCTGGAGGGGAACAACCAGAGTCTGGAGTGCGAGGTTATCGAATTCAG GCAAAAGATCTGTGAATTGGAGTGCCAGGTGCGCAGCCTGAAGGATCAGCTGCATTGTCGCCAGTGCACTCTTGATGAAATGGATGTGCAACTGACCGCCGCCAAGGCCTCCGTGCGATGTCTGGAACGGGAACTGGAGAACGCCCGCGATGATATCCGCGTCCAGAAGGTGGATCTCGAGGCTCGCAAGGAGCTGTGCGACAAACTTGACGTGGAGAAGGGAAAGCTCAATGCGGAGCTAAACGAGGTCAACGAAATCCGTAAAAAG CTTGAAAAACAATGCGAAAAACTGCGCGATGAGCTACAGCAGAGTTCGGCTCTCAATAAGGTCACCACCGAAACCACAGATCTGATGCTGGGGCGCTTGCATAACGATCAGCAACGGCAGGATGATGATGATATCAGGGCCAAAAACGAAATGGACCGACTGCAAAGGCAACTTCAACAAACTTCG AGTCAGTTGCAGGAGGAACGTGCCCGCTGCAGGCACCAGGAGGAGTTGGCCAACCAATATGAGCATCAGGTCAGCGAGCTGCGCCGAAATCTGGTGGAGGATCGCTACAACCAAGCTAGAACCCGCGAGGTTAGCCCCCGGGTGCCATCGAAGACTCTGTAA
- the Cep135 gene encoding centrosomal protein of 135 kDa isoform X2, with protein sequence MNINDGDFKDLRCKLDIMGFTQTLPVLAIPLVQAIFGDLIKTTECLRDTKKKVAELLEEKTCWELGVEPYKCDNSRLLAECNELHLQFLGDREDYELRLCESERKIRNLETDKQHLQSHNDSLQNQLDALLTKQLVSSTTAKKVQTGISRQTKKPFISTVRSGNVLPTVLGTGISALKCTKCNAGVFQKTTTTTKDGVTVTQTSGQEELDKLQNDLTAAGEQLEFYKRKVEARNREIRRLNDMLAGGRPPAALAKDCCYKEVGALSQDIDLLQREKSDLMLQVRDFQDKMHDAMQRALCSEEEKRKLQTQLEELKEAALQVEQQANAEIDAKELELRQLHLELKKKGKDHRLAGGFASNQSDKRNLNERLNLLTRREEELEATNDKHKKKLQKMQAKILELQKELKDQNQHSTVTLDEEKIRLASERDFFQKEYLRLMSKTGSESEIAFLHAQIKSKDEELKALRTELFPGGKLQFSPQKSVQYETLPPATASSSTSTANSNRSDCVQAAIARVERERDCARSELERIRCERDTLREKQLCTVQLHAEELQALRVRNEDLNERLRQMERDNRELNSARLPTETNLVLLKEDLVQMRQRLATMQTEIDQLKTENSQITMLNDQNERIIADYQSKLLVAERQRQTADVRASTLDSSRESNRNEVTQLRTDIGALRQTYISLEHEKDTLLHQLDSKTERAYKLEYELKDCKEKKNALEQNVKELEEQVRKLTHRNRQRDSELTETSTESKTLRQQIVALKASRDEAIAENRRLMDKLSDALVEARTLQNKLTDSEKQVANMKQQLHKYVQEVKKAEDLLTQKEKERDEMLDQYHCLTQDQATLEGNNQSLECEVIEFRQKICELECQVRSLKDQLHCRQCTLDEMDVQLTAAKASVRCLERELENARDDIRVQKVDLEARKELCDKLDVEKGKLNAELNEVNEIRKKLEKQCEKLRDELQQSSALNKVTTETTDLMLGRLHNDQQRQDDDDIRAKNEMDRLQRQLQQTSSQLQEERARCRHQEELANQYEHQVSELRRNLVEDRYNQARTREVSPRVPSKTL encoded by the exons ATGAATATCAACGATGGCGACTTTAAGGACCTGCGCTGCAAACTGGACATCATGGGTTTCACCCAGACACTGCCCGTTTTGGCCATTCCACTGGTTCAA GCCATTTTTGGTGACTTGATCAAGACCACAGAATGCCTGAGGGATACGAAAAAGAAGGTTGCCGAGTTGCTGGAG GAAAAGACCTGTTGGGAACTGGGCGTCGAACCATATAAGTGCGACAACTCTCGCCTGCTGGCTGAGTGTAACGAACTCCATCTGCAGTTTCTGGGGGACCGGGAGGACTATGAGCTGCGCCTGTGCG AATCTGAGCGCAAGATCCGAAATCTGGAGACGGACAAACAGCACTTGCAGAGCCACAATGATAGTCTTCAAAACCAACTGGACGCCTTGCTTACCAAGCAATTGGTTTCTTCCACCACGGCCAAAAAGGTTCAAACTGGTATTAGTCGTCAAA CCAAGAAACCCTTTATAAGTACAGTGCGTTCCGGAAATGTGCTTCCCACTGTACTGGGCACCGGCATATCCGCCCTCAAGTGCACTAAATGCAATGCTGGGGTATTCCAAAAGACCACCACAACCACCAAAGATGGAGTGACAGTAACCCAAACCAGTGGACAAGAGGAGCTGGACAAGTTGCAGAATGATCTTACGGCAGCAGGAGAACAGCTCGAATTTTACAAACGAAAAGTGGAGGCCAGGAATCGGGAGATCCGCAGGTTAAACGACATGCTTGCAGGAGGTCGACCGCCGGCAGCTTTGGCCAAGGACTGCTGCTACAAGGAGGTGGGCGCCCTCTCCCAGGACATCGACCTGTTGCAGCGCGAGAAAAGCGATTTGATGTTGCAGGTGCGGGACTTCCAGGACAAGATGCACGATGCCATGCAGCGAGCTCTCTGCTCTGAGGAGGAAAAAAGAAAACTTCAAACGCAGCTGGAGGAACTAAAGGAGGCTGCTCTGCAGGTGGAACAACAGGCCAATGCGGAGATTGATGCCAAGGAACTGGAACTTCGGCAACTTCACTTGGAACTTAAGAAGAAGGGCAAGGATCACCGACTGGCTGGTGGCTTTGCATCCAACCAAAGTGACAAACGCAATCTTAACGAGCGCTTGAATCTTCTGACCCGCCGCGAAGAAGAACTGGAGGCCACCAATGACAAGCATAAGAAAAAACTTCAGAAAATGCAGGCAAAGATCTTGGAGCTGCAGAAGGAGCTCAAAGATCAGAACCAACATTCCACTGTCACCCTGGATGAAGAGAAGATACGCCTGGCATCAGAAAGGGACTTCTTCCAGAAAGAGTATTTGCGGCTGATGAGCAAGACTGGCTCAGAGTCTGAGATTGCCTTTCTGCATGCCCAAATCAAGTCCAAGGATGAGGAGTTAAAGGCACTACGAACTGAGTTGTTCCCTGGAGGAAAGCTGCAGTTCTCCCCACAGAAAAGCGTTCAGTATGAGACACTGCCGCCGGCCACAGCTTCTTCTAGTACATCCACTGCCAATAGCAACCGGAGTGACTGTGTCCAGGCGGCCATTGCCCGGGTGGAGCGGGAACGGGATTGTGCCAGGTCCGAGCTAGAACGCATTCGCTGTGAGCGGGATACACTGAGGGAGAAGCAGCTTTGCACCGTTCAACTTCATGCCGAGGAGCTTCAGGCGCTACGCGTGCGCAACGAAGATCTCAACGAGAGGCTGCGTCAGATGGAACGTGATAACCGAGAACTTAACTCAGCTCGCCTGCCAACGGAAACGAACCTCGTGCTGCTCAAGGAGGATTTGGTTCAGATGAGGCAGCGTCTGGCCACCATGCAAACGGAAATTGATCAGCTGAAGACGGAAAATAGTCAGATAAC AATGCTCAACGATCAAAATGAGCGCATTATAGCAGATTATCAGAGTAAGCTTTTGGTGGCCGAGCGTCAACGACAGACGGCGGATGTTCGAGCAAGTACTTTGGACTCGAGCCGGGAATCCAATCGTAATGAGGTCACCCAGCTCCGCACGGACATAGGAGCCCTGCGGCAGACCTACATTTCGCTTGAACATGAAAAGGATACATTGCTG CATCAATTGGACAGCAAAACAGAGCGGGCCTATAAACTCGAGTACGAGTTAAAGGATTGCAAGGAGAAAAAAAATGCCTTGGAGCAAAATGTGAAGGAGCTTGAGGAACAAGTTAG AAAGCTGACCCACAGGAACCGGCAGCGCGATTCAGAACTGACGGAGACCTCGACGGAAAGTAAAACGCTGCGCCAGCAGATTGTGGCACTCAAAGCCAGCCGCGATGAGGCAATAGCAGAGAATCG CCGGCTGATGGACAAATTGAGCGATGCCCTAGTGGAGGCCAGGACGTTGCAAAACAAGTTGACGGACTCCGAGAAGCAGGTGGCCAACATGAAGCAGCAGCTGCACAAGTACGTCCAGGAGGTGAAGAAGGCCGAGGACCTGCTTACCCAGAAG GAAAAGGAGCGCGACGAGATGCTGGATCAATATCACTGCCTAACCCAGGACCAAGCAACGCTGGAGGGGAACAACCAGAGTCTGGAGTGCGAGGTTATCGAATTCAG GCAAAAGATCTGTGAATTGGAGTGCCAGGTGCGCAGCCTGAAGGATCAGCTGCATTGTCGCCAGTGCACTCTTGATGAAATGGATGTGCAACTGACCGCCGCCAAGGCCTCCGTGCGATGTCTGGAACGGGAACTGGAGAACGCCCGCGATGATATCCGCGTCCAGAAGGTGGATCTCGAGGCTCGCAAGGAGCTGTGCGACAAACTTGACGTGGAGAAGGGAAAGCTCAATGCGGAGCTAAACGAGGTCAACGAAATCCGTAAAAAG CTTGAAAAACAATGCGAAAAACTGCGCGATGAGCTACAGCAGAGTTCGGCTCTCAATAAGGTCACCACCGAAACCACAGATCTGATGCTGGGGCGCTTGCATAACGATCAGCAACGGCAGGATGATGATGATATCAGGGCCAAAAACGAAATGGACCGACTGCAAAGGCAACTTCAACAAACTTCG AGTCAGTTGCAGGAGGAACGTGCCCGCTGCAGGCACCAGGAGGAGTTGGCCAACCAATATGAGCATCAGGTCAGCGAGCTGCGCCGAAATCTGGTGGAGGATCGCTACAACCAAGCTAGAACCCGCGAGGTTAGCCCCCGGGTGCCATCGAAGACTCTGTAA
- the LOC108011754 gene encoding uncharacterized protein isoform X2 gives MRRRKVLICWAALQAGSSILTCLLLLLTTGQNPQQVAAGIVPPPWSDPAKNPCASMAGGWQLLYWAPLKKCFKIFSLGYPCPETMELSPTAVSAKRRDLPAAECRCPPGTALSPLTNNVCYKLYERGPCQPEEYFQPMPDQVKRSGNRWGTCKRPLNCPEDMIFWPKDNKCYARHAKGPCSRGKLLVQNADGLAECRCEDEGELSSFYYPAEESCYEHYTKGPCSTPGHIFLPGGRCDCQRHLPHYHAPHQMCYELDTPGPCPPGHIFRIPDDVQETTGSTLQLLPRGQCQCKEGYVPWSDGICYRLYTRGPCGSNEFLVNGTSCVRNFCGKNRLYFPAEDSCYRIGSQGPCALHQVVIFDFTARPSIDGISYNGMCGCSGVLTNLDQQCSGEGADKEQNICESTPGMVEINGQCHKLYSRGPCGAGQWLEPLKTQTTNGTLILAHASRAKCVCRPGYTPSEADQRGMSNCSAPSVSLARWFLEIFG, from the exons ATGAGACGTCGCAAAGTGCTCATCTGCTGGGCTGCTCTGCAGGCGGGCAGCTCCATCCTCACTTGCCTGCTCCTCCTTCTGACCACCGGCCAAAATCCGCAGCAAGTGGCAGCTGGAATTGTGCCCCCACCGTGGAGTGATCCCGCCAAGAATCCCTGCGCCAGCATGGCAGGTGGCTGGCAACTCCTCTACTGGGCGCCACTGAAGAAGTGCTTCAAGATCTTCAGCCTCGGCTATCCATGTCCCGAAACCATGGAGCTGAGTCCCACGGCCGTGAGTGCGAAGCGAAGGGATCTCCCAGCGGCCGAGTGCCGATGTCCACCGGGAACTGCATTAAGTCCCCTGACCAACAATGTCTGCTATAAGCTGTACGAACGGGGACCCTGTCAACCCGAGGAGTACTTCCAACCCATGCCGGATCAGGTCAAGAG ATCCGGTAATCGATGGGGCACATGCAAGCGACCTCTTAACTGTCCGGAGGACATGATCTTTTGGCCAAAGGACAACAAGTGTTATGCGCGACACGCCAAGGGTCCTTGCAGTCGTGGAAAACTCCTAGTCCAAAACGCGGACGGACTGGCCGAGTGTCGGTGCGAGGATGAGGGCGAATTGTCCTCGTTTTACTACCCGGCGGAGGAGTCCTGCTACGAGCACTACACCAAAGGACCCTGCTCGACGCCGGGTCACATTTTCTTGCCCGGCGGTCGATGCGACTGTCAGCGGCATCTGCCGCACTATCATGCTCCGCACCAAATGTGCTATGAGCTGG ATACCCCTGGCCCCTGCCCACCTGGACACATCTTCCGCATACCCGACGATGTCCAGGAAACCACTGGCAGCACCCTGCAGCTACTGCCTCGCGGCCAGTGCCAGTGCAAGGAGGGCTATGTGCCCTGGAGCGATGGCATCTGCTATCGCCTGTACACAAGGGGGCCCTGCGGCTCAAACGAGTTCCTGGTCAACGGAACCAGCTGTGTGCGCAACTTTTGCGGTAAGAACCGCTTGTACTTCCCCGCGGAGGACTCCTGCTACAGGATTGGATCTCAAGGCCCCTGTGCCCTGCATCAGGTGGTGATTTTTGACTTCACAGCCAGGCCATCCATCGATGGCATCTCTTACAACGGAATGTGCGGTTGTTCCGGGGTCCTCACTAACCTGGATCAACAGTGCTCGGGAGAAGGAGCGGACAAGGAGCAGAATATATGTGAGTCCACTCCCGGAATGGTGGAGATCAATGGGCAGTGCCACAAGTTGTACAGCCGAGGACCTTGCGGAGCGGGTCAGTGGCTGGAGCCACTGAAAACTCAAACAACGAATGGCACCTTAATCTTGGCCCATGCCAGCCGGGCCAAGTGCGTCTGCCGACCGGGTTACACGCCCTCGGAGGCGGATCAACGCGGCATGAGCAACTGCAGCGCTCCGAGTGTCAGCCTGGCGAG GTGGTTTTTAGAAATATTCGGTTAA